The sequence CGTCCGGGTCGAGCACGAGGGCACCACGGTGGTCATCGACCCCGGCGTGTTCACCGAGCCGGAGGCGCTCGACGGTGCGGACGCCGTCCTCATCACCCACGAGCACTTCGACCACTGCGACGTGGCGAACCTGCGCCGCACCGACGCGCCGATCCACACCATCGGCGCGGTCGCGGCCGTGCTGCGCGGGGACGCCCCCGACGTGGCCGAGCGGGTGCGGGTGGTGGCGCCCGAGGAGCGGTTCGACCTCGGCGCGATCCCGGTGCGGGTCGTCGGCGAGCAGCACGCGGTGATCCATCCCGACCTGCCCCGCTTCGACAACAGCGGCTACGTCCTCGACCTCGGGGAGACGAAGGTCTTCCACCCCGGCGACGCGCTGACCGGGCCGGGCGAGTCGGTCGACGTGCTGCTCACCCCGGTGAGTGCCCCGTGGATGAAGGTCGCCGAGGGCATCGACTTCGCCCGCCGCGTGGGCGCGCAGCGCAACGTCGCGATCCACGACCGGGTGTACTCCGAGGCCGGGCTGGGCATCGCCGACACCCACTTCTCCCGGCTGCTGGACGAGGGACAGGAGTACGTCCGCCTCGCCGACGGCGCCGACCTGTAGCGGACGCGGCTCACCCGGTCCCGACATGCTCGACCACCGGTGGTCGAGCATGTCGAGACCGATGCCGGGCGACGACCCTCAGGGGAGGAGCGCCTCGCGGACCGGTTCGAACTTCGCGGCGGCCTCGGCCAGCTCGGCGTCGGGGTCGGAGTCGGCGACGATGCCGCACCCGGCGAAGAGGCGGACGGCGTTGCCCTCCACCTGGGCCGAGCGGAGCGCGATGCCCCACTCGCCGTCGCCGGCGGCGTCCATCCAGCCGACCGGGGCGGCGTAGCGGCCGCGGTCCATGCCCTCCAGCTCGCCGATGAGCGCGACGGCGTCCGGGGTCGGCGTGCCTCCGACGGCGGCGGAGGGGTGCAGCGCGGCCGCCAGCTGCAGCGAAGAGGTCTCGCGGGAGTCGTGGACCACGCCGTTGACGTCGGTGGCGAGGTGCATGACGTTGGGCAGGTGCAGCACGAACGGCGTCTCGGGGACGCTGGTGGAGGAGCAGTGAGGGGCGAGGGCGTCGGCCACGGACCGGACGGCGTACTCGTGCTCCTCGAGGTCCTTCGACGAGCGCGCGAGTGCGCCGGCCAGCGCCAGGTCGTGCTCGTCGTCGCCGGTACGCCGGATGGTGCCGGCCAGCACCCGGGAGGTCACCAGGCCGCGCTCGCGGCGTACGAGCATCTCCGGGGTGGCGCCGAAGAGCCCGTCGACGTGGAACGTCCAGCACGTCGGGTAGGTCGCAGCCAGTCGCCGCAGCGGCCAGCGGACGTCGACCGGCTCCTCGGCGGTCGCGCGCAGGTCGCGGGCGAGCACGACCTTCTCCAGCTCGCCGCCGTTGATGCGGCGCACGGCTTCCGCGACCACGTCGCCCCACGCTCCGGCGTCGAGGGCTCCGTCGTCGAAGGTCAGGCCGGCCGGTGCGGGTGGCGGGTCGGCAGGATGCAGGGCCCGGTCGATGCGGTCCAGGCTGCCGC comes from Nocardioides panacisoli and encodes:
- a CDS encoding MBL fold metallo-hydrolase, with protein sequence MRLTKFGHACVRVEHEGTTVVIDPGVFTEPEALDGADAVLITHEHFDHCDVANLRRTDAPIHTIGAVAAVLRGDAPDVAERVRVVAPEERFDLGAIPVRVVGEQHAVIHPDLPRFDNSGYVLDLGETKVFHPGDALTGPGESVDVLLTPVSAPWMKVAEGIDFARRVGAQRNVAIHDRVYSEAGLGIADTHFSRLLDEGQEYVRLADGADL
- a CDS encoding isochorismate synthase, whose translation is MTTDAPAVATGPLVARTVAVPVDAIESLVDLLPERQPLAWLRHGEGIVGWGRAAGVETSGPARFAEADAWWQEVVEHAVVRDEVREHGTGLLCFGSFGFTDAPGSSVLVVPEVIVGVREGTAWVTTVTSGSLDRIDRALHPADPPPAPAGLTFDDGALDAGAWGDVVAEAVRRINGGELEKVVLARDLRATAEEPVDVRWPLRRLAATYPTCWTFHVDGLFGATPEMLVRRERGLVTSRVLAGTIRRTGDDEHDLALAGALARSSKDLEEHEYAVRSVADALAPHCSSTSVPETPFVLHLPNVMHLATDVNGVVHDSRETSSLQLAAALHPSAAVGGTPTPDAVALIGELEGMDRGRYAAPVGWMDAAGDGEWGIALRSAQVEGNAVRLFAGCGIVADSDPDAELAEAAAKFEPVREALLP